Sequence from the Terriglobia bacterium genome:
CGTCGCGGCGAGGTCATTCATTACGTAACCGAGAAGTACGGGCGCGAACAGGTCGCGCAGATCATCACCTTTGGCACCATGGCCGCCAAGGCCGCCATAAAAGACGTAGGCCGCGTGATGGACATGCCCTTTGCCGAAGTCGATCGCATCGCCAAACTCGTGCCAGCGACTCCGGGCATGACCATCGACAAGGCGTTCGACGCCTCACCGCAGCTCGACGAGCTCTACAAGAAAGAGCCACAAGTCAAAGAGATCATCGACACGGCGAAGAAGCTCGAAGGAATGGTGCGCAACGTAGGCGTGCACGCCGCCGGAGTCGTCATCTCGCCGCAGCCGCTCATCGATCTTGTCCCGCTGCACAAGACGAAGAACGAAGAAATCGTCACCGCCTACGACATGAAGGCGGTCGAGAAGATGGGCCTGCTGAAGATGGACTTCCTCGGGCTCACGACGCTGACGATCATCGACGATGCCCTCAAACTCATTAAGCAAACCAAGGGCGTCGAGATCGACCTGCAGAAGCTCCCGACGGACGACGTCGTCACCTACGAAAAGGTCTTCCACACCGGTCAGACCTCGGGCGTGTTCCAGTTTGAATCCGGCGGTATGCGCGACGTGCTCCGCCGCTACAAGCCCACCACCGTCGAAGACCTGACCGCCTTGAACGCGCTCTACCGCCCCGGCCCTATCCAGGGCGGAATGATCGACGACTTCGTTAACCGCAAGTGGGGACGCGCCAAGGTCGAGTACGAACTGGATGACCTGAAAGAAATCCTGCACGAGACGCTCGGCGTCATCGTTTACCAGGAACAGGTCATGCAGATCGCCAACAAACTCGCCGGCTATTCACTCGGCGAAGCCGATCTGCTGCGCCGCGCCATGGGCAAAAAGAATCCCGAGGAGATGGCGAAGCAGCGCGAGCGCTTCATCAACGGCGCGCTCGAACGCAACCACCCGTCGAAGAAAATCGAGAAAATCTTCGACTTGATGGAGCAGTTCGCCGGATACGGCTTCAACAAGTCGCATTCCGCCGCCTATGCGGTGCTCGCTTACCAGACGGCTTATCTCAAGACGCACTATCCCGTCGAATTCATGGCCGCCCTGCTCACGTCGGTCACGGGCAACACCGACGATGTCGTGAAGTATGTGAACGAGTGCAAGGAAATGGGCATCTCGGTCGAGCCGCCCGATATCAACATCTCCGACGCGAACTTTACCCCTCACGGCGAAAACATCCGCTTTGGCCTCGCCGCAATCAAGAACCTCGGCGGACACGCCATTGAATCTATCGTCGCCGCGCGCAAGGAACTCGGCAGCTCCTTCCGGTCGATCTACCAGTTCTGCGAAAAGGTAGATCTGCGCGTACTCAACAAGCGTGTGCTCGAATCTCTTATTAAATCCGGTGCAATGGATTCCCTTGGTCGCCGCGCCCAGGTCATGACCGTACTTGACAAAGCCATCGAGCAGGCCCAGAAAGCCCACCGGGATGCCGAAGCCGGACAACACGGCCTCTTCGGGGTCTTCGACGACGAACCCGAGCAGACCGCGAAGCACGAAAAGCTCCCGGACGTCGCCGACTGGGACGAGCACACACGCCTGCAGAACGAGAAAGAAGTCCTTGGCTTCTTCGTCTCCGGCCACCCGCTCGAAAAATATCGCGACAAAATCGAGGACTTCCGTGCCCTCTCCGCCGCCGACGCCCTCGAAATGAAGCGTTCCACCGGAAAGGGCGAAGAGCTTACTTTCGCCGGTGTCATCAGCGGCCTCAAGGTCCAGAAGTCCAAGAAGGGCGACCTCTACGGGCGCGGCTATCTCCAAGACATGACTGGCTCCGTTGAAATGTTCGTCTTCCCCGAGGCCTACAAGCGCCTCTCAGAGAAGGTGAAGCTCGAAGTTCCGGTGCTCGTTCGCGCCGGCGTTCGCGTTGACGAAGGCAGCGCCGCCCAACTCGCCATCTCGGAGATCACGCCCCTCGAGGACGCCAAGCCCAAGCTGCCCAAGAGCCTTCGCCTGATCATCTCGCTCGACACCGCCACAGAAGACACGATCGAAGAACTGCACAGCGTTTTTGAGAGCTGCAAAGGCGAAGCCAAGGTGATGTTTAACCTTGAGTCGCCCGACTTCGTGGCCGTCATGGAGGCCGACGGTTATAATGTGTTACCGGACCGCGTGTTCCTCCGCCGTGTCGAGGAACTCTGCGGTCGCGGCAGCATCAAGGTCATCGACTGAACGCTGATCTAATTCGAGTCCTTGTAGTTGACCCAGAACGGACTCCCCCAGGATCATTCGAATGGAATCATCGGGAAGTAAAGCCCAGCACGAACTCGAGCGTATCGAGCAGCAGATCCAAAAATTGGAAACCGTTGCTGGCGACAACCAGCTTGCGCACGACCAGCTTCACGCTCTCCTCGAACGCGTAGCCAACCTCCGCAAGCAAGTCTCGGCCACCCTGGGGCCGTGGGAGAAAGTCGAACTGGCGCGCCACCCGCAGCGCCCCTACACCCTGGACTACGTCGCGAATATCTTCACCGACTTCAGCGAGATCCACGGCGACCGCGGTTTTTCCGACGATGCTGCCATCATTTGCGGTATGGCCCGCTTCCATGGCCAGGAATGCCTCGTCGTGGGGCAGCAGAAGGGCCGTGACACCAAACAGAAGATCTATCGCAACTTCGGCATGCCCAGCCCCGAAGGTTATCGCAAGGCGCTTCGGGCCATGCACATTGCCGAAAAGTTCAATCGACCCATCTTCACCTTCGTCGATACTCCCGGCGCGTATCCCGGCCTCGGCGCCGAAGAGCGTGGCCAGGCTGAAGCCATAGCACACAATCTGCGCGAGATGGCCCGAATCAAAGTTCCTATCATCGTCACCGTTACAGGCGAAGGCGGCTCTGGCGGCGCACTCGCAATCGCGATCGGCGACCGCGTTCTCATGATGGAAAATGCCATCTACTCCGTGATCTCTCCCGAAGGCTGCGCCTCCATAATGTGGCGCGACGCCAGCAAGAGGGAACTGGCCGCCGCGGCCTTGAAGATCACCGCCAAGGACCTCGGCGAAATGGGAATGATCGATAACATCGTCAGAGAACCGGAGGGTGGCGCTCAGAACGACCACATCGAAGCCGCCCGCCTGCTCGACCTGGAGTTGCAGAAGGCCCTTGAAGAAGTGAAGAAACTCCCGGTAGACCAGATGCTCGACGCCCGCTACAACAAATTCCGCAAGATG
This genomic interval carries:
- a CDS encoding acetyl-CoA carboxylase carboxyltransferase subunit alpha; translation: MESSGSKAQHELERIEQQIQKLETVAGDNQLAHDQLHALLERVANLRKQVSATLGPWEKVELARHPQRPYTLDYVANIFTDFSEIHGDRGFSDDAAIICGMARFHGQECLVVGQQKGRDTKQKIYRNFGMPSPEGYRKALRAMHIAEKFNRPIFTFVDTPGAYPGLGAEERGQAEAIAHNLREMARIKVPIIVTVTGEGGSGGALAIAIGDRVLMMENAIYSVISPEGCASIMWRDASKRELAAAALKITAKDLGEMGMIDNIVREPEGGAQNDHIEAARLLDLELQKALEEVKKLPVDQMLDARYNKFRKMAQFFKEG
- the dnaE gene encoding DNA polymerase III subunit alpha, which gives rise to MSDFVHLHLHSDYSMLDGANDVEKLCQQVKKLGMPAVAMTDHGNIFGAVHFFNAAKAAEVKPILGCELYICKKEDHREPPEGDSYNHLIVLAENEEGYRNLTKIVSEASLHGFYYKPRVSKRFLSEHSKGLVGLSACLKGEVAERLTEGKYNAAREAAATFQDIFGKGNFFLEIQDQGLSEEKAIHKDLFELEQELGIPMVATNDSHYLCEDDAHAQDAMLCIQTGKSIHETNRMKFATNQFYVKTADEMKKVFNGAEQVVTRTVGIAERCNLKLEKVKNPFPKFDIPEGHTSDSYFEEVCRNGFKRRLVLLGELQSQGRLRLPLSDYEQRLNREIKIIQQMQFSGYFLVVWDFIRYAKEHGIPVGPGRGSAAGSLVAYAMAITDVDPLQNNLLFERFLNPERVSMPDIDVDFCMNRRGEVIHYVTEKYGREQVAQIITFGTMAAKAAIKDVGRVMDMPFAEVDRIAKLVPATPGMTIDKAFDASPQLDELYKKEPQVKEIIDTAKKLEGMVRNVGVHAAGVVISPQPLIDLVPLHKTKNEEIVTAYDMKAVEKMGLLKMDFLGLTTLTIIDDALKLIKQTKGVEIDLQKLPTDDVVTYEKVFHTGQTSGVFQFESGGMRDVLRRYKPTTVEDLTALNALYRPGPIQGGMIDDFVNRKWGRAKVEYELDDLKEILHETLGVIVYQEQVMQIANKLAGYSLGEADLLRRAMGKKNPEEMAKQRERFINGALERNHPSKKIEKIFDLMEQFAGYGFNKSHSAAYAVLAYQTAYLKTHYPVEFMAALLTSVTGNTDDVVKYVNECKEMGISVEPPDINISDANFTPHGENIRFGLAAIKNLGGHAIESIVAARKELGSSFRSIYQFCEKVDLRVLNKRVLESLIKSGAMDSLGRRAQVMTVLDKAIEQAQKAHRDAEAGQHGLFGVFDDEPEQTAKHEKLPDVADWDEHTRLQNEKEVLGFFVSGHPLEKYRDKIEDFRALSAADALEMKRSTGKGEELTFAGVISGLKVQKSKKGDLYGRGYLQDMTGSVEMFVFPEAYKRLSEKVKLEVPVLVRAGVRVDEGSAAQLAISEITPLEDAKPKLPKSLRLIISLDTATEDTIEELHSVFESCKGEAKVMFNLESPDFVAVMEADGYNVLPDRVFLRRVEELCGRGSIKVID